In the genome of Vicia villosa cultivar HV-30 ecotype Madison, WI linkage group LG7, Vvil1.0, whole genome shotgun sequence, one region contains:
- the LOC131617750 gene encoding transcriptional regulator STERILE APETALA, with translation MSSSSSSSSSSSSSSSSSQPNVTSHIQPSPPPPTDNIDAPSSSRQRSMNNEVWLEPVVEALATQVAIDASHFHGRLSAASALAIIFQVCSTWREVSRSDLLWQRLTRRIWRRTYRLRDTWQLEYIYWHRTARNFTTGRHALVVPQYDPGDPHQTLICRCLTLSDTHLACGFVDGTVRLFDLTTGAHITTFWSNHGHLFGPFSQSVSGIVIANSNLTTIAFARLDGDVYVAFMNRSDIMPGPIAARRAISGDVVNNGVLVEFAGCSRWWVGLFAGHAGGAFQIWDALTEQRVFVGGSLTDPETVQGWHMLTELVEPVGRVRVTEREFVVACTSSRLVCFSLRNPEVLLRDVGSTTGFVVGSLDVCHEVFVVVERNGVGTVRRVGGFERVSSFSLRGSWLRGLLGCMNLGYVITYSGGSGLLRVWDIHERRARLCITLGVRDGGEGQVHGNSMVANQTHVAISSNDSSIHLLDFSVQ, from the exons atgtcttcttcttcttcctcctcatcctcttcttcttcctcctcctcATCATCACAACCAAATGTCACTTCTCACATCCAACCTTCTCCTCCTCCTCCTACTGATAACATTGACGCCCCTTCTTCCTCTCGTCAACGCTCCATGAATAATGAAGTCTGGCTTGAACCTGTTGTCGAAGCATTAGCCACTCAGGTTGCCATTGATGCTTCTCATTTTCATGGCCGTCTTTCTGCTGCTTCTGCTCTCGCCATTATTTTTCAG GTTTGTTCAACATGGAGGGAAGTGTCACGCTCGGATCTACTGTGGCAGAGGCTCACGAGACGCATCTGGCGCAGAACCTATAGATTGAGAGACACGTGGCAGCTAGAGTACATCTACTGGCATCGAACGGCTAGGAACTTCACAACAGGTAGACACGCTTTAGTTGTCCCACAATATGATCCAGGAGATCCTCACCAAACCCTCATCTGCCGTTGTCTCACTCTCTCCGACACTCACCTCGCCTGCGGCTTCGTCGACGGCACGGTTCGGCTATTCGATCTCACCACCGGTGCACACATTACAACCTTCTGGTCGAATCACGGTCATCTATTTGGTCCGTTCTCGCAATCCGTTTCGGGGATAGTAATTGCAAATTCCAACCTCACAACCATTGCGTTTGCGAGGTTAGATGGAGATGTGTACGTCGCGTTTATGAACAGGTCTGACATAATGCCCGGACCTATTGCAGCGCGACGTGCAATCTCCGGAGATGTTGTTAATAACGGAGTATTGGTGGAATTCGCGGGGTGTAGTCGTTGGTGGGTTGGTTTATTCGCCGGTCATGCCGGCGGGGCTTTTCAAATATGGGACGCGCTAACAGAACAGCGCGTGTTCGTTGGTGGTTCGTTAACCGATCCAGAAACGGTTCAAGGATGGCATATGTTAACCGAGTTAGTTGAACCGGTGGGTCGAGTAAGGGTAACAGAAAGAGAGTTTGTTGTTGCATGCACGAGTTCAAGATTGGTTTGTTTCAGCTTAAGAAACCCGGAGGTTTTATTACGTGACGTGGGGTCCACCACAGGTTTTGTTGTTGGTTCGTTGGATGTATGTCACGAGGTTTTTGTTGTGGTGGAAAGAAACGGTGTTGGAACGGTTAGGCGCGTGGGAGGTTTCGAGCGCGTGAGTAGTTTTAGTTTAAGAGGTTCGTGGTTGAGGGGTTTGTTGGGGTGCATGAATTTGGGGTATGTTATAACGTATTCTGGAGGGTCTGGTTTGTTGAGGGTTTGGGATATTCACGAGCGTAGGGCACGGTTGTGCATCACGCTCGGTGTTAGAGATGGCGGAGAAGGACAAGTTCATGGGAATAGTATGGTTGCGAATCAAACTCATGTGGCTATCTCTTCTAATGACTCTTCAATACATTTACTGGATTTTAGTGTACAGTGA